From a single Carassius auratus strain Wakin chromosome 38, ASM336829v1, whole genome shotgun sequence genomic region:
- the c1d gene encoding nuclear nucleic acid-binding protein C1D: MADDGPAEDYPTEIEENLNDFESSLSTVQNMVQTLASVSRSDNLLKLDPLDQAKLDLLSAYALNSMFWMYLVTQGVNPKDHAIKQELDRIRTYMNKVKEITDKRKAARLDKDAASRFVRNALWDAEDKKRKDSTEHPRRGKHIRFS, encoded by the exons ATGGCTGATGATGGTCCCGCAGAGGACTATCCCACTGAAATTGAGGAAAACCTGAATGATTTCGAGTCCTCTTTGAGCACTGTCCAGAATATGGTCCAAACGCTTGCATCTGTATCCAGAAGTGACAATCTGCTGAAA CTGGATCCTCTTGATCAAGCTAAATTGGATCTGCTGTCTGCATATGCCCTCAACTCAATGTTCTGGA TGTATCTGGTGACACAAGGAGTCAATCCGAAAGACCATGCGATTAAACAAGAACTG GACAGGATCAGGACATACATGAACAAAGTCAAAGAGATCACAGACAAAAGAAAAGCTGCACGTCTGGACAAAGATGCAGCTTCGCGGTTTGTTCGTAATGCATTGTGGGACGCAGAGGACAAGAAGAGAAAAGACTCAACTGAGCATCCCCGCAGAGGGAAGCACATCCGTTTTTCTTGA
- the slc29a3 gene encoding equilibrative nucleoside transporter 3 isoform X1 — protein MYVTVNHVTREALVSPSHPHIYSPLDPSLCAVSLRMDGQRSLQASVNSSYIPTSISSMCDEEHSESDASGDDTSPLLSRQQTAGSLATRHCPEDSYNLVYIIFFLMGIGSLLPWNVFITAKQYWLYKLSNNSSPSGQEEPHNDLSDYFESYIAIASTIPSVLCLILNYLLVNRLSSQVRIMFSLLVILVVFVVTTALVKVDMSGCRMQFFGGTLASVALVSGASNIFSGSVFGISGHFPMRISQAIISGQAMGGTLSALASIVDLAASSDVTDSALVYFITADIFTLVCILMYLLLPRLSYSRYYMEVASVPFSESNSHSSRLDSSSGSVPPLKPILKKTWLLGSCVFYVFFISIMVFPALSSGIQSMNKDSGNPWATTYFVPLTSFLLYNVADFCGRQVTAWLQVPGPTSRMLPLLVFSRTALVPLFMFCNYQPRYHLHSVFFAHDLFPVVFVCLLGISNGYLGTLPMIYGPKVVPRELAEPAGVVMSFFLTLGLAVGSAFSVALVHSI, from the exons ATGTATGTTACGGTAAATCATGTGACACGTGAAG CATTAGTCTCTCCCAGTCACCCTCACATATACAGTCCCCTGGATCCCTCGCTGTGTGCCGTCTCTTTGAGAATGGACGGTCAGCGGTCTCTACAGGCCAGCGTGAACTCCTCTTACATTCCCACCTCCATCTCCTCCATGTGTGATGAAGAGCATTCAGAGAGCGATGCGTCTGGGGACGACACTTCACCATTGCTCTCTCGGCAGCAGACGGCAGGGTCCCTGGCCACTCGTCACTGCCCGGAGGACTCTTACAATCTGGTGTACATCATCTTCTTCCTGATGGGCATCGGCTCTCTGCTGCCCTGGAATGTGTTCATCACAGCCAAACAGTACTGGCTCTACAAGCTCAGTAACAACTCCAGTCCCTCTGGTCAAGAGGAACCTCACAATGACCTCAGC GACTACTTTGAGAGTTACATCGCCATTGCTTCCACAATTCCCTCAGTGTTGTGTCTCATCCTCAACTACCTCCTGGTCAACAG GCTTTCCTCTCAGGTGCGGATAATGTTCTCTCTCCTGGTGATCTTGGTCGTGTTTGTGGTGACCACAGCGCTGGTGAAAGTGGACATGTCTGGCTGCAGGATGCAGTTTTTTGGGGGAACGCTGGCCAGTGTGGCGCTGGTCAGTGGGGCGTCCAACATCTTCTCTGGCAGTGTGTTCGGTATCAGTGGCCACTTTCCCATGAGAATATCTCAAGCAATCATATCAG GTCAGGCCATGGGCGGCACTTTGAGTGCTTTGGCATCAATAGTAGACCTGGCTGCCTCGAGTGACGTGACCGACAGTGCGCTGGTgtacttcatcacagcagacatCTTCACTCTTGTCTGTATCCTCATGTACCTGCTGCTGCCCAGGCTGTCTTACTCAAG ATACTACATGGAAGTAGCTTCTGTACCCTTCAGTGAGTCTAACAGCCACAGCAGCCGCTTGGACTCGTCCTCTGGATCCGTGCCACCCCTCAAACCCATCCTGAAGAAGACCTGGCTTCTGGGCAGCTGCGTCTTCTACGTTTTCTTCATCTCCATCATGGTTTTCCCTGCTCTTTCCTCAGGAATCCAGTCCATGAATAAAGACTCTGGAAACCCTTGGGCTACCACATACTTCGTGCCTCTGACTAGTTTCTTGCTATATAATGTTGCAGACTTCTGCGGCCGCCAGGTCACGGCCTGGTTGCAGGTGCCGGGTCCCACCAGCCGCATGCTGCCATTGCTGGTCTTCTCCAGAACCGCTTTGGTTCCTCTCTTCATGTTCTGCAACTATCAGCCCCGGTATCATCTGCACAGTGTGTTCTTTGCACATGACCTCTTCCCCGTGGTCTTCGTCTGTCTGCTGGGGATTTCTAACGGGTACCTGGGCACACTGCCCATGATCTACGGGCCCAAAGTGGTGCCGCGGGAGCTGGCTGAGCCTGCGGGGGTCGTCATGTCCTTCTTCCTCACGCTGGGGCTTGCTGTGGGGTCAGCCTTCTCTGTGGCACTCGTTCACTCCATCTGA
- the slc29a3 gene encoding equilibrative nucleoside transporter 3 isoform X2, with amino-acid sequence MDGQRSLQASVNSSYIPTSISSMCDEEHSESDASGDDTSPLLSRQQTAGSLATRHCPEDSYNLVYIIFFLMGIGSLLPWNVFITAKQYWLYKLSNNSSPSGQEEPHNDLSDYFESYIAIASTIPSVLCLILNYLLVNRLSSQVRIMFSLLVILVVFVVTTALVKVDMSGCRMQFFGGTLASVALVSGASNIFSGSVFGISGHFPMRISQAIISGQAMGGTLSALASIVDLAASSDVTDSALVYFITADIFTLVCILMYLLLPRLSYSRYYMEVASVPFSESNSHSSRLDSSSGSVPPLKPILKKTWLLGSCVFYVFFISIMVFPALSSGIQSMNKDSGNPWATTYFVPLTSFLLYNVADFCGRQVTAWLQVPGPTSRMLPLLVFSRTALVPLFMFCNYQPRYHLHSVFFAHDLFPVVFVCLLGISNGYLGTLPMIYGPKVVPRELAEPAGVVMSFFLTLGLAVGSAFSVALVHSI; translated from the exons ATGGACGGTCAGCGGTCTCTACAGGCCAGCGTGAACTCCTCTTACATTCCCACCTCCATCTCCTCCATGTGTGATGAAGAGCATTCAGAGAGCGATGCGTCTGGGGACGACACTTCACCATTGCTCTCTCGGCAGCAGACGGCAGGGTCCCTGGCCACTCGTCACTGCCCGGAGGACTCTTACAATCTGGTGTACATCATCTTCTTCCTGATGGGCATCGGCTCTCTGCTGCCCTGGAATGTGTTCATCACAGCCAAACAGTACTGGCTCTACAAGCTCAGTAACAACTCCAGTCCCTCTGGTCAAGAGGAACCTCACAATGACCTCAGC GACTACTTTGAGAGTTACATCGCCATTGCTTCCACAATTCCCTCAGTGTTGTGTCTCATCCTCAACTACCTCCTGGTCAACAG GCTTTCCTCTCAGGTGCGGATAATGTTCTCTCTCCTGGTGATCTTGGTCGTGTTTGTGGTGACCACAGCGCTGGTGAAAGTGGACATGTCTGGCTGCAGGATGCAGTTTTTTGGGGGAACGCTGGCCAGTGTGGCGCTGGTCAGTGGGGCGTCCAACATCTTCTCTGGCAGTGTGTTCGGTATCAGTGGCCACTTTCCCATGAGAATATCTCAAGCAATCATATCAG GTCAGGCCATGGGCGGCACTTTGAGTGCTTTGGCATCAATAGTAGACCTGGCTGCCTCGAGTGACGTGACCGACAGTGCGCTGGTgtacttcatcacagcagacatCTTCACTCTTGTCTGTATCCTCATGTACCTGCTGCTGCCCAGGCTGTCTTACTCAAG ATACTACATGGAAGTAGCTTCTGTACCCTTCAGTGAGTCTAACAGCCACAGCAGCCGCTTGGACTCGTCCTCTGGATCCGTGCCACCCCTCAAACCCATCCTGAAGAAGACCTGGCTTCTGGGCAGCTGCGTCTTCTACGTTTTCTTCATCTCCATCATGGTTTTCCCTGCTCTTTCCTCAGGAATCCAGTCCATGAATAAAGACTCTGGAAACCCTTGGGCTACCACATACTTCGTGCCTCTGACTAGTTTCTTGCTATATAATGTTGCAGACTTCTGCGGCCGCCAGGTCACGGCCTGGTTGCAGGTGCCGGGTCCCACCAGCCGCATGCTGCCATTGCTGGTCTTCTCCAGAACCGCTTTGGTTCCTCTCTTCATGTTCTGCAACTATCAGCCCCGGTATCATCTGCACAGTGTGTTCTTTGCACATGACCTCTTCCCCGTGGTCTTCGTCTGTCTGCTGGGGATTTCTAACGGGTACCTGGGCACACTGCCCATGATCTACGGGCCCAAAGTGGTGCCGCGGGAGCTGGCTGAGCCTGCGGGGGTCGTCATGTCCTTCTTCCTCACGCTGGGGCTTGCTGTGGGGTCAGCCTTCTCTGTGGCACTCGTTCACTCCATCTGA
- the abcg2c gene encoding broad substrate specificity ATP-binding cassette transporter ABCG2c isoform X2 → MLDEVILNTQPSTDTEETVPCFQTLGPTVTFHNLRYSIKERLGMFSRQWVEKDILKDVSGIMNPGMNAIMGPTGSGKTSLLDVIAGRKDPKGLKSGQVLVDNTIVTSDLRLSSAYVVQNDILMGTLTVRENLAFSANLRLSRKEYSSADKQMRVDSVIQELGLKDCADTKIGTMFLRGVSGGEKKRCSIGMELITSPSLLFLDEPTTGLDANTANSIMELLQKLSKKGKTVIFSIHQPRYSIFSQFDHLTLLHKGEITYAGAANKAITYFEDLGYKCEPFNNPADFFLDVTNGTILPQIHNNKSEKCINSDEVVENDNPLAVIYRRSPNFFSVKDRLTHISDALDPEVTKGDRVGYATPFYYQLMLVSGRTVRNILRNPQTSYAQLFLNIFFGILVGLIYYQIPHTLPEALQNRTGAFFFLVINMVFGNLSAVELFISERVLFIHENSSGFYRTSVYFLSKVFADLIPNRILPVFIFSAIPYFMMGLKPDVETFFLYCVTLSMISLSAVSLAFLVSASVGSFAMANILIALPYVVMMVFGGFLVNLNSMLSWMSWLKWASIFRYGYNALAIIELKDQVFTSNYTSMTGDMYLDHQEIDYSTWGFWQNQVALTGIMCVCLILSYVQLRRINRWK, encoded by the exons ATGCTGGATGAGGTGATTCTGAACACACAGCCGTCcacagacacagaggagaccgtgCCATGTTTCCAGACTCTGGGCCCCACCGTCACCTTCCATAATCTCCGCTACAGCATCAAGGAACGATTAGGAATGTTTAGTAGGCAGTGGGTTGAAAAGGACATCCTCAAAGATGTCAG TGGCATTATGAACCCAGGAATGAATGCGATTATGGGCCCTACTGGAAGTGGGAAGACATC GCTTCTGGATGTCATTGCAGGACGGAAAGATCCTAAGGGCTTAAAGTCAGGCCAGGTTCTAGTTGACAACACCattgtgacctctgacctcagactCTCCTCTGCTTATGTAGTTCAG AATGACATTCTGATGGGAACTCTGACTGTAAGAGAGAACTTGGCCTTCTCTGCCAATCTTCGATTGTCACGCAAAGAGTATTCCTCAGCTGACAAACAGATGAGGGTCGACTCCGTCATCCAGGAGCTTGGCCTGAAAGATTGCGCAGATACTAAG ATAGGGACGATGTTTTTGCGTGGTGTTTCTGGTGGAGAGAAGAAGAGGTGCAGCATTGGGATGGAGCTCATCACGTCCCCCTCACTCCTGTTCCTGGATGAGCCCACCACAGGCCTGGACGCCAACACCGCCAACTCCATCATGGAACTGCTGCAGAA GCTCTCCAAAAAGGGTAAGACGGTCATCTTCTCCATTCACCAGCCACGCTACTCCATCTTCAGCCAGTTTGACCACCTCACACTCCTACATAAAGGAGAAATCACCTACGCAGGGGCCGCCAACAAAGCCATTACCTACTTTGAGGACTTGG GTTACAAGTGCGAGCCATTCAACAACCCGGCAGACTTCTTCCTGGACGTCACAAATGGAACCATCCTTCCTCAAATACACAACAATAAATCAG agAAATGTATCAACAGTGACGAGGTGGTGGAGAATGATAACCCTCTGGCGGTAATTTACAGAAGGTCCCCTAATTTCTTCAGTGTAAAGGACCGACTCACTCATATTTCAGATGCGCTTGACCCTGAGGTCACGAAAGGTGACCGGGTTGGGTACGCCACCCCTTTCTATTACCAG CTCATGTTGGTGAGCGGCCGCACCGTCAGAAACATCTTGAGGAATCCTCAGACGTCTTACGCCCAGCTGTTCCTCAACATTTTCTTTGGTATTTTAGTGGGTCTTATCTACTACCAGATCCCACACACTTTACCAGAGGCTCTTCAGAACAG AACGGGAGCTTTCTTTTTCCTAGTCATTAACATGGTGTTTGGCAATCTGTCTGCGGTGGAGCTCTTCATCAGCGAGAGAGTGCTCTTCAT CCATGAGAACTCCAGTGGTTTCTACCGCACCTCTGTCTACTTCCTGTCCAAAGTGTTTGCTGACCTCATACCGAACCGCATCCTCCCCGTCTTCATCTTTTCTGCCATCCCATACTTCATGATGG GCCTGAAGCCTGACGTGGAGACGTTCTTCCTGTACTGTGTGACCCTGAGTATGATCAGTCTGTCAGCGGTGAGCTTGGCCTTCCTGGTGAGTGCCAGCGTGGGCTCCTTCGCCATGGCCAACATCCTCATCGCACTGCCTTACGTCGTAATGATG GTGTTTGGGGGTTTCCTAGTGAACCTGAATTCGATGCTGAGCTGGATGTCCTGGCTGAAGTGGGCCAGTATATTCAGATATGGCTACAAT GCACTTGCCATCATCGAGCTAAAAGATCAAGTCTTTACCAGTAACTACACCAG CATGACCGGTGACATGTATCTGGATCATCAAGAGATCGATTACAGCACTTGGGGCTTCTGGCAGAACCAGGTAGCACTGACAGGCATTATGTGCGTGTGTCTGATTCTTTCGTATGTGCAGCTGCGTCGGATCAATCGCTGGAAGTGA
- the abcg2c gene encoding broad substrate specificity ATP-binding cassette transporter ABCG2c isoform X1: MTEEGIMLDEVILNTQPSTDTEETVPCFQTLGPTVTFHNLRYSIKERLGMFSRQWVEKDILKDVSGIMNPGMNAIMGPTGSGKTSLLDVIAGRKDPKGLKSGQVLVDNTIVTSDLRLSSAYVVQNDILMGTLTVRENLAFSANLRLSRKEYSSADKQMRVDSVIQELGLKDCADTKIGTMFLRGVSGGEKKRCSIGMELITSPSLLFLDEPTTGLDANTANSIMELLQKLSKKGKTVIFSIHQPRYSIFSQFDHLTLLHKGEITYAGAANKAITYFEDLGYKCEPFNNPADFFLDVTNGTILPQIHNNKSEKCINSDEVVENDNPLAVIYRRSPNFFSVKDRLTHISDALDPEVTKGDRVGYATPFYYQLMLVSGRTVRNILRNPQTSYAQLFLNIFFGILVGLIYYQIPHTLPEALQNRTGAFFFLVINMVFGNLSAVELFISERVLFIHENSSGFYRTSVYFLSKVFADLIPNRILPVFIFSAIPYFMMGLKPDVETFFLYCVTLSMISLSAVSLAFLVSASVGSFAMANILIALPYVVMMVFGGFLVNLNSMLSWMSWLKWASIFRYGYNALAIIELKDQVFTSNYTSMTGDMYLDHQEIDYSTWGFWQNQVALTGIMCVCLILSYVQLRRINRWK; the protein is encoded by the exons ATG ACAGAAGAAGGCATCATGCTGGATGAGGTGATTCTGAACACACAGCCGTCcacagacacagaggagaccgtgCCATGTTTCCAGACTCTGGGCCCCACCGTCACCTTCCATAATCTCCGCTACAGCATCAAGGAACGATTAGGAATGTTTAGTAGGCAGTGGGTTGAAAAGGACATCCTCAAAGATGTCAG TGGCATTATGAACCCAGGAATGAATGCGATTATGGGCCCTACTGGAAGTGGGAAGACATC GCTTCTGGATGTCATTGCAGGACGGAAAGATCCTAAGGGCTTAAAGTCAGGCCAGGTTCTAGTTGACAACACCattgtgacctctgacctcagactCTCCTCTGCTTATGTAGTTCAG AATGACATTCTGATGGGAACTCTGACTGTAAGAGAGAACTTGGCCTTCTCTGCCAATCTTCGATTGTCACGCAAAGAGTATTCCTCAGCTGACAAACAGATGAGGGTCGACTCCGTCATCCAGGAGCTTGGCCTGAAAGATTGCGCAGATACTAAG ATAGGGACGATGTTTTTGCGTGGTGTTTCTGGTGGAGAGAAGAAGAGGTGCAGCATTGGGATGGAGCTCATCACGTCCCCCTCACTCCTGTTCCTGGATGAGCCCACCACAGGCCTGGACGCCAACACCGCCAACTCCATCATGGAACTGCTGCAGAA GCTCTCCAAAAAGGGTAAGACGGTCATCTTCTCCATTCACCAGCCACGCTACTCCATCTTCAGCCAGTTTGACCACCTCACACTCCTACATAAAGGAGAAATCACCTACGCAGGGGCCGCCAACAAAGCCATTACCTACTTTGAGGACTTGG GTTACAAGTGCGAGCCATTCAACAACCCGGCAGACTTCTTCCTGGACGTCACAAATGGAACCATCCTTCCTCAAATACACAACAATAAATCAG agAAATGTATCAACAGTGACGAGGTGGTGGAGAATGATAACCCTCTGGCGGTAATTTACAGAAGGTCCCCTAATTTCTTCAGTGTAAAGGACCGACTCACTCATATTTCAGATGCGCTTGACCCTGAGGTCACGAAAGGTGACCGGGTTGGGTACGCCACCCCTTTCTATTACCAG CTCATGTTGGTGAGCGGCCGCACCGTCAGAAACATCTTGAGGAATCCTCAGACGTCTTACGCCCAGCTGTTCCTCAACATTTTCTTTGGTATTTTAGTGGGTCTTATCTACTACCAGATCCCACACACTTTACCAGAGGCTCTTCAGAACAG AACGGGAGCTTTCTTTTTCCTAGTCATTAACATGGTGTTTGGCAATCTGTCTGCGGTGGAGCTCTTCATCAGCGAGAGAGTGCTCTTCAT CCATGAGAACTCCAGTGGTTTCTACCGCACCTCTGTCTACTTCCTGTCCAAAGTGTTTGCTGACCTCATACCGAACCGCATCCTCCCCGTCTTCATCTTTTCTGCCATCCCATACTTCATGATGG GCCTGAAGCCTGACGTGGAGACGTTCTTCCTGTACTGTGTGACCCTGAGTATGATCAGTCTGTCAGCGGTGAGCTTGGCCTTCCTGGTGAGTGCCAGCGTGGGCTCCTTCGCCATGGCCAACATCCTCATCGCACTGCCTTACGTCGTAATGATG GTGTTTGGGGGTTTCCTAGTGAACCTGAATTCGATGCTGAGCTGGATGTCCTGGCTGAAGTGGGCCAGTATATTCAGATATGGCTACAAT GCACTTGCCATCATCGAGCTAAAAGATCAAGTCTTTACCAGTAACTACACCAG CATGACCGGTGACATGTATCTGGATCATCAAGAGATCGATTACAGCACTTGGGGCTTCTGGCAGAACCAGGTAGCACTGACAGGCATTATGTGCGTGTGTCTGATTCTTTCGTATGTGCAGCTGCGTCGGATCAATCGCTGGAAGTGA